A DNA window from Trichosurus vulpecula isolate mTriVul1 chromosome 2, mTriVul1.pri, whole genome shotgun sequence contains the following coding sequences:
- the LOC118838696 gene encoding 60S ribosomal protein L24, translating into MKVELCSFSGYKIYPGHGRRYARTDGKVFQFLNAKCESAFLSKRNPRQINWTVLYRRKHKKGQSEEIQKKRTRRAVKFQRAITGASLADIMAKRNQKPEVRKAQREQAIRAAKEAKKAKQATKKTAASAAKAPTKAAPKQKIVKPVKVSAPRVGGKR; encoded by the coding sequence ATGAAGGTCGAGCTGTGCAGCTTCAGCGGGTACAAGATCTACCCAGGTCACGGGAGGCGCTACGCCCGCACGGACGGGAAGGTTTTCCAATTTTTGAATGCAAAATGCGAGTCTGCATTCCTTTCAAAGAGGAACCCCCGGCAGATCAATTGGACTGTCCTGTATAGAAGAAAGCACAAGAAGGGACAGTCGGAAGAGATTCAAAAGAAAAGGACACGCCGGGCTGTCAAATTCCAGAGGGCTATCACTGGGGCTTCTCTTGCTGATATAATGGCCAAGAGGAACCAGAAACCTGAAGTTAGAAAGGCCCAACGAGAACAAGCCATCAGGGCTgccaaggaagcaaaaaaagctAAACAAGCAACAAAGAAGACAGCTGCATCTGCTGCTAAGGCTCCTACAAAGGCAGCACCTAAACAAAAAATTGTGAAGCCTGTCAAAGTTTCTGCGCCCCGAGTTGGTGGAAAACGTTAA